Proteins encoded in a region of the Myxococcales bacterium genome:
- a CDS encoding WGR domain-containing protein yields MFAYSPRETGRWPAHLLVLEKGELRERPVTSLHACGGMAHDPDRDVTYVFGPWFGDGTLQRTLGTYRAGTFAPAAGAVAGERPFAAPGHLFGDTGRSGLYWLRGTSSTRPQAEMLPVAPPSVAQGTTRAGLHAVGSDGAIARVDFDGEAFTQRTPAPRGFPARESTCLGADYEGDRLLLVSGVPSGYGPFPKDAWLAANGEWSKLTLTGTAPALTEAALTYDAARAVWILASGRDKAYRSGTKTFETDEKRWKSYPSRFVDAEGQETGATHVGLMVHDAPTAQTFGLAGHYAMDRVYVYEGEGVWRLLCDTPAGGAFDVTTRTLAWREGAGVTTLDVGSLLDARAASRHALEDEATTQDKGRRVQGKGAAKRSAEQPDRSAASPSATGTPDAVWLRYQDERTDKVWFARREGAALTVRFGKRGGTLQEKTTELKTETLAQKRLGSLVREKLGKGYEHAPEGEAVAALPGRRAFHLSHTTRTKKGDAEDVWGGVPSGVTAREWPVCAECSAPMIHVATFHAHADGLPLVKHAALMAFVCGGEMCECWDAEMGANKVLLRTAKDLAKGTLEAPPKGAEVAKAMVFAYRDIFEVDAELEPDAAGPETCDKIGGYPGYRQGDEVPTCPTCEAPMGFVAQLNEHDLNFTGGGMAYIFLCREEHSVALFMQR; encoded by the coding sequence ATGTTCGCCTATTCGCCGCGCGAGACCGGCCGATGGCCTGCCCATTTGCTCGTGCTCGAGAAAGGGGAGCTCCGAGAGCGGCCCGTCACGTCCCTCCACGCGTGCGGCGGCATGGCGCACGATCCCGATCGCGACGTGACGTACGTCTTCGGCCCGTGGTTCGGCGACGGGACCCTGCAGCGCACCCTCGGGACCTACCGCGCCGGCACGTTCGCGCCCGCGGCAGGTGCAGTCGCGGGCGAGCGGCCCTTCGCGGCGCCCGGACACCTCTTCGGAGACACCGGGCGCTCGGGGCTCTACTGGCTACGGGGGACGTCTTCCACGAGGCCACAGGCAGAGATGCTCCCGGTCGCGCCGCCGAGCGTCGCGCAGGGGACCACCCGTGCGGGCCTCCACGCGGTCGGGAGCGACGGCGCGATCGCGCGTGTCGACTTCGACGGCGAGGCGTTCACGCAGCGCACCCCCGCGCCCCGCGGCTTTCCGGCGCGCGAGTCCACGTGCCTCGGCGCGGACTACGAAGGCGATCGCCTCCTGCTCGTGAGCGGGGTGCCCTCAGGATACGGCCCGTTCCCGAAGGACGCTTGGCTCGCGGCGAACGGAGAGTGGTCGAAGCTGACCCTCACCGGGACGGCGCCGGCGCTCACGGAGGCGGCGCTGACCTACGACGCCGCGCGCGCGGTGTGGATCCTCGCGAGCGGCCGCGACAAGGCCTACAGGAGCGGCACGAAGACCTTCGAGACCGACGAGAAGAGGTGGAAGTCCTACCCCTCTCGGTTCGTGGACGCGGAGGGGCAGGAGACCGGCGCGACGCACGTGGGCCTCATGGTGCACGACGCGCCCACGGCGCAGACCTTCGGCCTCGCGGGGCACTACGCGATGGATCGCGTCTACGTCTACGAGGGCGAGGGCGTGTGGCGACTCTTGTGCGATACGCCGGCGGGTGGAGCGTTCGACGTCACGACGCGCACGCTCGCGTGGCGAGAGGGAGCGGGCGTGACGACGCTGGACGTGGGCTCGCTCCTCGACGCTCGCGCGGCGTCTCGCCACGCCCTCGAGGACGAGGCGACGACGCAGGACAAGGGCCGCAGGGTGCAGGGCAAGGGCGCAGCGAAGCGCTCCGCGGAGCAACCCGACCGCTCGGCCGCCTCGCCGAGCGCCACCGGCACGCCCGACGCCGTGTGGCTGCGCTACCAGGACGAACGCACCGACAAGGTGTGGTTCGCTCGACGCGAGGGCGCGGCGCTCACCGTGCGCTTCGGCAAGCGAGGTGGCACGCTTCAGGAGAAGACCACGGAGCTGAAGACCGAGACGCTCGCGCAGAAGCGGCTTGGGTCGCTCGTGCGCGAGAAGCTCGGCAAGGGCTACGAACATGCCCCGGAGGGCGAGGCCGTCGCCGCGCTGCCGGGCCGCCGCGCGTTCCACCTCTCCCACACCACGCGCACCAAGAAGGGTGATGCGGAGGACGTGTGGGGCGGCGTCCCCTCGGGCGTCACCGCGCGCGAGTGGCCCGTGTGCGCCGAGTGCAGCGCGCCCATGATCCACGTCGCGACGTTCCACGCGCACGCGGACGGTTTGCCGCTGGTGAAGCACGCCGCGCTCATGGCGTTCGTGTGTGGCGGCGAGATGTGCGAGTGCTGGGACGCGGAGATGGGCGCGAACAAGGTGCTCTTGCGCACGGCGAAGGACCTCGCAAAGGGGACCCTGGAGGCCCCGCCAAAGGGCGCGGAGGTGGCGAAGGCGATGGTCTTCGCCTACCGCGACATCTTCGAGGTGGACGCCGAGCTCGAGCCCGACGCCGCGGGCCCGGAGACGTGCGACAAGATCGGTGGGTACCCCGGGTACCGCCAGGGCGACGAAGTTCCCACGTGCCCGACCTGCGAGGCGCCGATGGGCTTCGTCGCCCAGCTGAACGAGCACGATCTGAACTTCACGGGGGGCGGAATGGCGTACATCTTCCTGTGCCGTGAAGAGCACTCGGTCGCGCTCTTCATGCAGCGCTGA
- a CDS encoding DUF1801 domain-containing protein, with the protein MSKPTAAKKASTAKTPAAKKATEGKKPAAAKKPTATKTGAAKKATEAKKPAAAKKATEAKKPAAAKKATEAKKAAKKATEAKKPAAAKKSLSARTAGKTVGDYVGGLSGWQKEVVTSLREIVRRAAPEASESIKWGQPVYELSGPFAHIKAFARSVNLGFWRGAELADPAGLLTGDGARMRHMSLSALAEVREEPIVALVREAVRRNREKGDPTKGA; encoded by the coding sequence ATGAGCAAGCCCACCGCCGCGAAGAAGGCCAGCACCGCGAAGACGCCTGCCGCGAAGAAGGCGACTGAGGGGAAGAAGCCAGCTGCCGCGAAGAAGCCCACGGCGACGAAGACCGGCGCCGCGAAGAAGGCGACTGAGGCGAAGAAGCCCGCTGCCGCGAAGAAGGCGACTGAGGCGAAGAAGCCCGCTGCCGCGAAGAAGGCGACTGAGGCGAAGAAGGCGGCGAAGAAGGCGACTGAGGCGAAGAAGCCTGCCGCCGCGAAGAAGTCGCTGTCCGCGCGCACCGCGGGCAAGACCGTCGGTGACTACGTGGGCGGTCTGTCAGGCTGGCAGAAGGAGGTCGTGACCTCGCTGCGCGAGATCGTGCGGCGCGCGGCGCCGGAGGCCAGCGAGTCGATCAAGTGGGGCCAGCCGGTCTACGAGCTGAGCGGCCCGTTCGCGCACATCAAGGCGTTCGCGCGCTCGGTCAACCTCGGCTTCTGGCGCGGCGCGGAGCTCGCCGATCCCGCGGGGTTGCTCACGGGCGATGGGGCGCGCATGCGGCACATGTCGCTCTCTGCGCTCGCCGAGGTGCGCGAGGAGCCCATCGTCGCGCTCGTCCGCGAGGCTGTCAGGCGCAATCGCGAGAAGGGCGATCCGACGAAAGGAGCCTGA
- a CDS encoding MAPEG family protein has product MSLAAHLAAYKGPVVVTAAYFGLWYTLLLGLQRSTKYKLLAEYAARGETFDRYFGQDARMLAADRAVANTQEQMVPFLLSMWLHAVFVSPTHATWLGLLYVVLRSLYPVLLGARLSKTQSKRVFLVTGPCYAIVFYLLGSAVYAVVAPR; this is encoded by the coding sequence ATGAGTTTGGCCGCCCATCTCGCAGCGTACAAGGGTCCCGTCGTCGTCACGGCCGCCTACTTCGGACTCTGGTACACCCTCTTGCTGGGTCTCCAGCGCAGCACCAAATACAAGCTGCTCGCCGAATACGCGGCCCGGGGCGAGACCTTCGATCGCTACTTCGGCCAGGACGCGCGAATGCTCGCGGCCGACCGCGCGGTGGCGAACACCCAAGAACAGATGGTGCCTTTTCTGCTGTCCATGTGGCTGCATGCGGTCTTCGTGTCTCCAACCCACGCCACGTGGCTAGGTCTCCTCTACGTGGTACTTCGCTCGCTCTATCCAGTCCTGCTCGGTGCGCGCCTCTCGAAGACCCAATCGAAGCGGGTATTTCTCGTGACCGGCCCGTGTTACGCCATCGTCTTCTACCTGCTCGGGAGTGCGGTCTACGCGGTGGTCGCCCCGCGCTAG
- a CDS encoding family 20 glycosylhydrolase, whose protein sequence is MPPRLAPRSTPLRALASALCALLLGCPRPPAPSEPSAPTPALSPSADAPEPACAVVPAPRECRVHPGTVTLAGAPEVRLVPGWASERYELDTREPRPRIRAGARAGVFRAETTLAQLAPAGVAPRRVIEDEPAFPWRGLLVDVARHFFTVTELEQLVDRMALLKLDVLHLHLSDDQGFRLELDGHPELARRGAFRLEAGRSVGGSYSKGELAALVAYAEARFVEIVPEIDLPGHTGAILASHPELSCTGGPFEVPSTWGIFDDVLCAGNPATLGLVGEVLGEVAGRFPSPYLHVGGDEVPATRWSACPKCREAMRAAGLRSPSELQGVFTAQVTERVRARGKIPVAWDEVLEAGAPAGTVVMVWRAGDAAERALRAGHDVVLVPNDHAYLDAKQSGRADEPGSDRVVSWADVAAFAPEAARRAEGARGRVLGGQAALWTEHVGSLADADTLLFPRLLAVAEALWSAPRPPREDLEHRTRALLPLLDARHVGYFVAPPELPERRVFLESTTLEIPRAPLYGGRVDVALDDGAFTPFAAPLVLSASTRVRAVRVLPSGRRSGVAEGRVVREPLGPARPRPLGGPGVLYDYVEGEFARVPVLRQRDPNVSGSLRTFSLPPARRREHYALRERAIFVAPADGVYTFTVTSDDGAVLRVDDRIIVDNDGHHAPRPRAGEVALAKGAHDVELGFFQGGGGDALAVAVRSPDGAIRDLGELCFLPR, encoded by the coding sequence GTGCCCCCTCGCCTCGCCCCTCGATCGACGCCTCTTCGCGCGCTGGCCTCGGCCCTCTGCGCGCTGCTCCTCGGCTGCCCTCGCCCGCCCGCGCCGTCCGAGCCGTCCGCTCCCACGCCGGCGCTCAGCCCTTCGGCCGACGCCCCGGAGCCCGCGTGCGCCGTGGTGCCCGCGCCGCGCGAATGCCGCGTACACCCGGGCACGGTGACGCTCGCCGGCGCGCCCGAGGTGCGCCTCGTGCCTGGCTGGGCGAGCGAGAGGTACGAGCTCGACACGCGGGAGCCTCGGCCACGCATCCGCGCGGGCGCTCGCGCCGGAGTCTTTCGCGCCGAGACGACGCTCGCCCAGCTCGCGCCCGCGGGGGTGGCCCCGAGGCGTGTGATCGAGGACGAGCCCGCCTTCCCATGGCGCGGCCTCCTCGTCGACGTGGCGAGGCATTTCTTCACGGTCACCGAGCTCGAGCAGCTCGTCGATCGCATGGCGCTGCTCAAGCTCGACGTCCTGCATCTCCATCTCTCGGACGACCAGGGCTTCCGGCTCGAGCTCGACGGGCACCCCGAGCTAGCGCGCCGCGGCGCCTTCCGGCTCGAGGCGGGCCGGAGCGTCGGCGGCAGCTACTCGAAGGGCGAGCTCGCGGCCCTCGTCGCGTACGCAGAAGCGCGCTTCGTGGAGATCGTCCCCGAGATCGACCTGCCGGGTCACACGGGGGCGATCCTCGCCTCGCACCCCGAGCTCTCGTGCACGGGCGGCCCCTTCGAGGTGCCGAGCACCTGGGGCATCTTCGACGACGTGCTCTGCGCAGGGAACCCGGCCACGCTCGGCCTCGTCGGTGAGGTCCTTGGCGAGGTCGCGGGACGCTTCCCCTCGCCGTACCTGCACGTCGGAGGCGACGAGGTGCCCGCGACGCGCTGGTCGGCCTGCCCGAAGTGCCGCGAGGCCATGCGCGCCGCCGGGCTCCGCTCGCCGTCCGAGCTCCAGGGGGTCTTTACGGCGCAGGTCACCGAGCGGGTGCGCGCGCGCGGCAAGATCCCCGTCGCCTGGGACGAGGTGCTCGAGGCCGGCGCTCCCGCGGGCACGGTCGTCATGGTGTGGCGCGCCGGCGACGCCGCGGAGCGCGCGCTCCGCGCCGGCCACGACGTGGTGCTCGTCCCGAATGACCACGCGTACCTCGACGCGAAGCAGTCAGGACGAGCCGACGAGCCCGGCTCCGACCGCGTAGTCTCATGGGCCGACGTGGCCGCCTTTGCGCCCGAAGCCGCCCGGCGCGCCGAGGGCGCACGCGGCCGCGTGCTCGGCGGGCAGGCCGCGCTGTGGACCGAGCACGTGGGCTCGCTCGCGGACGCCGACACGCTGCTGTTTCCGCGCCTGCTCGCGGTGGCCGAGGCCCTTTGGAGCGCTCCGCGGCCTCCACGCGAGGACCTCGAGCACCGCACGCGCGCGCTGCTCCCCCTGCTCGACGCGCGCCACGTCGGCTACTTCGTGGCGCCCCCCGAGCTCCCCGAGCGCCGGGTCTTCCTCGAAAGCACGACGCTCGAAATCCCACGAGCGCCGCTCTACGGTGGGCGCGTCGACGTGGCGCTCGACGACGGGGCGTTCACCCCGTTCGCCGCGCCGCTCGTCCTCTCGGCGTCGACGCGCGTGCGCGCCGTACGGGTCCTGCCTAGCGGACGCCGCAGCGGCGTGGCCGAGGGGCGCGTGGTGCGTGAGCCCTTGGGCCCGGCGCGACCGCGGCCGCTGGGCGGGCCAGGCGTGCTCTACGACTACGTCGAGGGGGAGTTCGCGCGGGTGCCCGTTCTCCGCCAGCGCGACCCGAACGTGTCCGGCTCGCTGCGAACGTTCAGCCTCCCGCCCGCGCGGCGAAGGGAGCACTACGCGCTCCGCGAGCGCGCGATCTTCGTGGCCCCGGCGGACGGCGTCTACACGTTCACGGTGACGAGCGATGACGGCGCGGTGCTCCGCGTCGACGATCGGATCATCGTCGACAACGACGGGCACCACGCCCCGCGCCCGCGCGCTGGCGAGGTGGCGCTCGCCAAGGGAGCCCACGACGTGGAGCTCGGCTTCTTTCAGGGCGGGGGCGGCGACGCGCTGGCGGTCGCGGTGCGATCGCCCGACGGCGCGATCCGTGACCTCGGGGAGCTCTGCTTCTTGCCTCGATGA
- a CDS encoding TPM domain-containing protein — protein sequence MRIRYHSGVPLKFLAVRPLARLVALCTFVALLLAGRPAAATFSPPPITGHVTDTAGKLSRDERLALDKKLEDYRRCSLHEVAVLVTGSLDGETIEDVAFKTFRAWKLGRKKEDDGVLLVIAPKERKLRIETGKGVGGALTDVQSARILADKVKPHLKNDATFAAIDEGTTAIGAALGGCAMSAADAGAIAATRAVPSSGGSAPRSHEPSGTPTPYAPTEPTAPSAPTPDSSRDDVRFVFVFVDVALAALGLVALVVYAAFRDRRLIIPFPFAFVGAGFVTLGVGTATGSVLYGLAASHLTFLSIYLGLWRWVRTIHKAPIRPAASGWGGADGGGLSSYGGSSGSASSGGGYSGSGGDSGSSGGGGYSGSGYSGGGGESGGGGASDSY from the coding sequence ATGCGGATACGCTACCACTCGGGGGTGCCCCTCAAGTTCTTGGCCGTCCGCCCGCTCGCCCGGCTCGTCGCGCTCTGCACGTTCGTCGCGCTGCTCCTCGCGGGTCGCCCCGCCGCCGCCACCTTCTCGCCACCCCCGATCACCGGGCACGTGACAGACACCGCCGGCAAGCTGTCGCGGGACGAGCGCCTCGCGCTCGACAAGAAGCTCGAGGACTACCGCCGCTGCTCGCTCCACGAGGTCGCCGTGCTCGTCACCGGCTCACTCGACGGCGAGACCATCGAGGACGTCGCCTTCAAGACCTTCCGCGCGTGGAAGCTCGGCCGCAAGAAGGAGGACGACGGAGTGCTCCTCGTCATCGCTCCCAAGGAGCGCAAGCTGCGCATCGAGACCGGCAAGGGCGTCGGCGGCGCGCTCACGGACGTGCAGAGTGCACGTATTCTCGCGGACAAGGTGAAGCCCCATCTCAAGAACGACGCGACCTTCGCCGCCATCGACGAGGGCACGACGGCCATCGGCGCGGCGCTCGGAGGCTGCGCGATGAGCGCGGCCGACGCGGGGGCCATCGCGGCGACGCGCGCGGTGCCCTCGAGCGGTGGCAGCGCGCCCCGCTCTCACGAGCCGAGCGGCACGCCCACGCCGTACGCACCGACAGAGCCCACCGCACCGAGCGCGCCGACTCCGGACTCGAGCCGCGACGACGTGCGCTTCGTGTTCGTCTTCGTCGACGTGGCGCTCGCCGCCCTCGGCCTGGTCGCGCTCGTGGTCTATGCGGCCTTCCGTGACCGGCGCCTCATCATCCCGTTCCCGTTCGCCTTCGTGGGCGCGGGCTTCGTGACCCTCGGCGTGGGGACGGCGACCGGCTCGGTCCTCTACGGCCTCGCGGCGTCCCACCTCACCTTCCTCAGCATCTACCTTGGGCTCTGGCGCTGGGTGCGCACGATCCACAAGGCCCCCATCCGCCCAGCCGCGAGCGGTTGGGGAGGCGCGGACGGGGGCGGACTCTCGTCGTACGGGGGCTCCTCGGGCTCGGCCAGCTCAGGCGGCGGCTATTCGGGTTCGGGCGGCGACTCGGGCTCCTCGGGCGGCGGCGGCTATTCGGGCAGCGGCTACTCCGGCGGTGGCGGGGAGTCCGGGGGCGGCGGCGCGAGCGACAGCTATTGA
- a CDS encoding ferritin-like domain-containing protein encodes MSPRDLRLRFLTALGLPVATLLAAGCKKTPVAHDAGPSPALTATEPAPTFRSGEPARAAAMQAMAATLGPAPAALPSCEKDQFPETVCGFAEAMDAPAPTPDAGATPDAGATRDAGAARRKSAARPFESCGLTGDTLAATGELSWGQTLTATVASQHSSWKAHDPANASFRLDPLKTRKQRIDVAGTRARVEVEQPPVVVARYAKLDPMRACCYSRCNPLVVAAPTRSAAPTRSSAPPADGKWASRSVCFEPPPGGTTLPAPGARACPAGVKLGIGPEDDVAPAIVPSNVRTATGGPMCCYAALAPLPPCSEASLGEECFGQRPQHAKGRPIREGGVLVVAPTVFSPEWQGAVAPTLDVDGLALEVRARLADAWTRDAAMEHASIASFARLALELLVLGAPPALVDAAHVAARDEIRHARFAYGVASWALGAPLGPGPLPVSATPAATTLVALARETFADGCVGETLATLEAWAARDGAEDVEIRAGLERVGDEEAAHAELAWRVVAWCITEGGAPVRAAIAELATPLDAEARGPLPAAPPPEAADAQLARFGVLSEGERQRLRQRALLEIVGPCVSALLTAGRRSRSTEHVEPHEPA; translated from the coding sequence ATGTCCCCTCGCGATCTGCGCCTCCGGTTCCTCACGGCGCTCGGGCTCCCCGTCGCCACGCTCCTCGCGGCGGGTTGCAAGAAGACCCCCGTCGCGCACGACGCGGGGCCCTCGCCGGCGCTCACCGCGACCGAGCCGGCGCCCACCTTTCGGTCGGGTGAGCCTGCGCGCGCGGCCGCGATGCAGGCCATGGCAGCGACGCTCGGACCGGCTCCGGCTGCGCTCCCCTCCTGCGAAAAGGATCAGTTCCCCGAGACGGTCTGCGGCTTCGCGGAGGCCATGGATGCGCCGGCGCCGACGCCGGACGCAGGCGCGACGCCGGACGCAGGCGCGACGCGGGACGCAGGCGCGGCTCGACGCAAGAGCGCGGCCCGCCCGTTCGAGAGCTGCGGGCTCACCGGTGACACCCTCGCGGCCACCGGCGAGCTCAGCTGGGGACAGACCCTCACGGCCACGGTCGCCTCGCAGCACTCGTCATGGAAAGCCCACGATCCCGCCAACGCGAGCTTCAGGCTGGATCCTCTGAAGACCCGAAAGCAGCGTATCGACGTGGCGGGGACGCGCGCGCGCGTGGAGGTCGAGCAGCCCCCGGTCGTCGTGGCGAGGTACGCCAAGCTCGACCCCATGCGCGCGTGTTGTTACTCACGCTGCAACCCGCTCGTGGTCGCCGCGCCGACACGCTCCGCCGCGCCGACACGCTCCAGCGCGCCGCCAGCGGACGGCAAGTGGGCCTCACGGAGCGTCTGCTTCGAGCCGCCTCCCGGCGGCACGACGCTCCCCGCGCCTGGCGCCCGGGCGTGCCCGGCGGGGGTCAAGCTCGGCATCGGCCCGGAGGACGACGTGGCGCCGGCGATCGTCCCCTCCAACGTACGCACCGCGACGGGAGGTCCCATGTGCTGCTACGCCGCCCTCGCGCCGCTCCCTCCCTGTAGCGAAGCCTCGCTCGGTGAGGAGTGTTTCGGTCAGCGCCCCCAACACGCGAAGGGCCGCCCCATTCGCGAAGGTGGCGTGCTCGTCGTGGCCCCCACGGTGTTCTCCCCGGAATGGCAGGGGGCCGTCGCCCCGACGCTCGATGTCGACGGGTTGGCTCTCGAGGTGCGTGCGCGGCTCGCCGACGCGTGGACGCGCGACGCGGCGATGGAGCACGCGTCGATCGCCTCGTTCGCGCGCCTCGCCCTCGAGCTGCTCGTGCTCGGGGCGCCGCCAGCGCTCGTCGACGCGGCGCACGTGGCCGCGCGCGACGAGATTCGTCACGCGCGGTTCGCCTACGGGGTCGCGTCCTGGGCCCTCGGGGCGCCGCTCGGGCCCGGCCCCCTGCCCGTCTCCGCCACGCCCGCGGCGACCACGCTCGTCGCGCTCGCGCGTGAGACGTTCGCCGACGGGTGCGTCGGCGAGACGCTCGCGACGCTCGAGGCGTGGGCCGCGCGAGACGGCGCGGAAGACGTCGAGATCCGCGCGGGACTCGAGCGAGTCGGCGACGAGGAGGCGGCGCACGCGGAGCTCGCGTGGCGGGTCGTCGCGTGGTGCATCACCGAGGGTGGTGCGCCGGTGCGCGCGGCGATCGCGGAGCTCGCGACGCCCCTCGACGCGGAGGCTCGCGGTCCCCTCCCCGCGGCCCCCCCGCCGGAGGCCGCGGACGCCCAGCTCGCGCGCTTCGGCGTGCTGTCCGAGGGCGAACGCCAGCGACTCCGCCAGCGCGCGCTGCTCGAGATCGTGGGGCCGTGCGTGTCCGCCCTCCTCACCGCGGGGCGGAGATCTCGGTCGACCGAGCACGTCGAGCCGCACGAGCCCGCGTGA